A single genomic interval of Chitinophagaceae bacterium harbors:
- a CDS encoding DEAD/DEAH box helicase — MRVVFAQLRMAMIKSNRHRFQKGVVFNKVGNLFNEFYSRHLPFQLTGAQKRVLKEIRVDTAKGPPDESLLQGDVGGGKTIVALLTMLLAADNGFQSCLMAPTEILAQQHFNSISGLLKEMKIEVKLLTGSTKKAEREKILNGLQSGEVQMIVGTHALIEGIGSLKILGWPLLMNSIVSVWHKRAELKLKNHVPPHMLVMTATPIPRTMAMTAYGDLDYSVMDELPPGVNQLPLFTVMKRQDRQ; from the coding sequence TTGAGAGTTGTTTTTGCCCAGTTACGTATGGCCATGATCAAGAGCAACCGTCACCGTTTTCAAAAAGGAGTGGTGTTTAATAAAGTGGGCAATCTGTTCAATGAGTTCTACAGCAGGCATCTGCCATTTCAGTTAACAGGTGCACAGAAAAGAGTGTTGAAAGAAATACGGGTGGATACAGCGAAGGGGCCACCAGATGAATCGTTGTTACAGGGTGATGTAGGCGGCGGAAAGACGATTGTTGCCCTCTTGACCATGTTACTGGCTGCCGATAATGGTTTTCAGAGTTGTTTAATGGCACCGACTGAAATTCTGGCCCAGCAGCATTTCAACAGTATTTCCGGTTTACTGAAAGAAATGAAGATTGAAGTGAAGCTGCTCACAGGCTCAACCAAAAAAGCTGAACGGGAAAAGATCTTGAATGGCCTGCAATCTGGCGAAGTGCAAATGATCGTAGGTACTCATGCATTGATTGAAGGAATTGGCAGTTTAAAAATCTTGGGCTGGCCATTGTTGATGAACAGCATCGTTTCGGTGTGGCACAAAAGAGCGGAGTTGAAGTTGAAGAATCATGTTCCGCCGCATATGCTGGTAATGACGGCAACACCAATACCGAGGACAATGGCGATGACGGCTTATGGTGATCTGGATTACAGTGTAATGGATGAACTGCCGCCGGGCGTGAACCAATTACCACTGTTCACCGTTATGAAACGGCAAGACCGGCAGTAA
- a CDS encoding caspase family protein produces the protein MKTSGIQKENIRIVRDKEATKLGILNAIKQQLIDKAKPGDVCVFHFSGHGEQVFDDNGDEADGYDEALVTYDAPMEYQPGVEKHLRDDEFGLKLEEIRTKLGADGNLLVIIDACHSGTSTRSGLGNYRGTTKIPTQRLCSQSECENCKRSNLQPKRIKTGTGSDECFLCISSI, from the coding sequence ATTAAAACGTCAGGGATTCAAAAAGAGAATATCAGAATCGTTCGGGATAAGGAAGCTACCAAACTGGGAATCTTAAACGCCATCAAACAGCAATTGATTGATAAAGCAAAGCCGGGTGATGTTTGTGTGTTTCATTTCAGCGGGCATGGTGAACAGGTATTTGACGACAATGGTGATGAAGCTGATGGATATGATGAAGCATTGGTAACTTATGATGCTCCCATGGAATATCAGCCGGGTGTTGAAAAGCATTTACGTGATGATGAGTTTGGATTGAAGCTGGAAGAGATCAGAACCAAATTGGGAGCTGATGGAAATTTACTGGTGATCATTGATGCCTGTCACAGCGGCACAAGTACACGTTCAGGATTAGGCAACTATCGTGGCACAACAAAAATACCAACCCAAAGGTTATGCTCCCAAAGTGAATGTGAAAATTGTAAACGAAGCAATCTTCAACCTAAGCGAATCAAAACCGGGACAGGCTCCGATGAGTGCTTTCTTTGCATCAGCAGCATCTGA
- a CDS encoding CHASE2 domain-containing protein, which translates to MKFLKKFFTEYLFLNLFIFGCVSLLSLAIINISFFDPFTEAFQDFSLTDLYYTKEKDRNQINKGPVVLINVEDKDRSQVAYLLQQIQKGKPKVVALDIVYAQRINQQDSLLKAEFTSHNNYVFSYIADFDNLQESVYTDSFFTTQRDGYATMVADNIEYSTIRHYYPFNDNRQAFTSAIIKKYDSALYQQLLKRKNKKTEIHYTGNLSNFSYYDFDEVTDPDFNASALQNKIVLLGYLGMPKVNAGNRQDEDKFFTPLNSRLSGRSHPDMYGCVIHANILRMILDNDYIKVVPPWRVFLVSFILLWLILPFMCGLFFKGDLWFNSVGTLVQLIGSFIIVALSVFTYKYFNTKFDPGLLTGCLVLLPTFINLYEALLMFLRYKLKIRFRSAFLSKDHNY; encoded by the coding sequence ATGAAGTTTTTAAAGAAATTCTTTACTGAGTATCTGTTTCTCAACCTGTTTATTTTTGGTTGTGTGTCGCTGCTTTCATTAGCCATCATCAACATTTCTTTCTTTGATCCTTTTACAGAGGCTTTCCAGGATTTTTCGTTAACTGATTTATATTACACAAAAGAAAAAGACAGAAACCAGATTAATAAAGGTCCGGTTGTTTTAATAAATGTTGAAGATAAAGACCGCTCACAGGTTGCCTATCTCCTTCAGCAGATTCAGAAGGGCAAGCCAAAAGTAGTGGCACTCGATATCGTTTATGCCCAAAGAATCAATCAGCAGGACAGCCTGCTAAAAGCTGAGTTTACTTCACACAATAATTATGTATTCAGCTATATTGCCGATTTCGATAACTTACAGGAATCAGTTTATACCGATTCTTTTTTTACCACGCAAAGAGATGGTTATGCAACAATGGTTGCAGACAATATTGAATATTCAACCATCCGCCATTATTATCCCTTCAATGATAACAGGCAAGCATTTACCAGCGCTATTATAAAGAAATACGACAGTGCTCTTTATCAGCAACTCTTAAAAAGAAAAAATAAAAAAACGGAGATTCATTATACCGGCAACCTGTCCAACTTCAGTTACTATGATTTTGACGAAGTAACAGATCCTGACTTTAATGCCTCTGCTTTACAGAATAAAATTGTACTGCTTGGTTATCTTGGTATGCCGAAAGTAAATGCCGGCAACCGGCAGGATGAAGACAAATTTTTCACCCCTCTTAACAGCAGGCTATCAGGTCGCAGTCATCCTGATATGTATGGCTGTGTGATACACGCCAATATTCTGCGGATGATCTTAGATAACGATTATATCAAAGTAGTTCCTCCATGGAGGGTATTCCTGGTTTCATTTATTCTGCTCTGGCTGATTTTACCATTCATGTGCGGTTTGTTTTTTAAAGGTGATCTCTGGTTTAATTCAGTTGGCACATTGGTTCAGCTGATTGGCAGTTTTATTATTGTTGCGCTTTCAGTGTTCACTTACAAGTACTTTAATACCAAGTTCGACCCGGGATTATTAACCGGCTGTTTGGTTTTACTGCCAACTTTCATAAATTTATATGAAGCGCTCTTAATGTTTCTCCGTTACAAATTAAAGATCCGCTTCCGTTCTGCCTTTCTTAGTAAAGACCATAATTATTAA
- a CDS encoding T9SS type A sorting domain-containing protein codes for MPAGTTVSFSSTTVTPGNNVDITLNNANTLAFGSYDITIQGVSGSITKTRVIRFIVQPGTGPSVITDPSSQTICAGSNITFSSAATGASSQVWQLSTDGGGTWNTIAGQTGTSYTVNGTTAAQNNYRYRCVYTGQCNTSNTSAAVLTVQIAPAVSTQPVSATICAGSNRTFSVSASGSALNYQWEVSTDGGNTFNPIGSANANSYTVSAATITQNNYRYRCVVSGACTPAVTSNAATLNVFNAVAISNQPADITICSNSNTNFTVAATGSVVGYQWQESTDGGSSYNNIGGATNATLPLTAVTSGQTGYRYRCVITGGCSNATSNAAILTVQNAPAFTAQPTSNNICQGSGNTFSVTATGDVLSYQWQLSTDGGTNFTNINGADASSYAVTNATVAQNNYRYRCIVSGACTPAITSTVAVLNVTAPVVVNAQPSNAALCGSGNAGFSINATGTGISYQWQLSTNGGIEFNDVNSATAATLNVNATGTNFDNYKYRVILRNGVCTDVTSTVATLTVNPLPAVSLSPAPYSKLFPGLQTTITATVTPSTGVTLSWQKNGVGITNTGNTLTVNIDQLGDYKVTATGTGGCIGESNTLSIADSATNKIFFYPNPNGGQFQVRYYNPVNRGAKNYIRVFDGKGSKVYEQQFTVTRPYDQMMVDLRRRGTGIYLVQLTDASGKQLATGRVVIQ; via the coding sequence GTGCCTGCAGGAACAACAGTAAGCTTCAGTTCAACAACTGTTACACCCGGCAATAATGTTGATATAACACTGAACAATGCCAATACGCTGGCATTTGGCAGTTATGATATAACCATACAGGGTGTATCAGGCTCCATTACAAAAACAAGAGTGATCCGTTTTATTGTGCAGCCCGGAACCGGTCCTTCGGTAATTACAGATCCATCTTCACAAACAATTTGTGCAGGAAGTAATATAACATTTAGTTCAGCTGCAACAGGAGCATCGTCACAGGTATGGCAGCTAAGTACTGATGGTGGCGGCACATGGAATACTATTGCAGGACAAACCGGAACAAGTTATACCGTTAACGGAACAACGGCTGCTCAAAACAACTACCGTTACCGTTGTGTATACACTGGTCAGTGCAATACAAGTAATACTTCAGCTGCCGTTTTAACTGTGCAAATAGCACCAGCTGTTTCAACTCAACCTGTTTCCGCAACTATTTGTGCAGGCAGTAACAGAACGTTCTCAGTGTCTGCCAGCGGATCAGCACTCAATTATCAGTGGGAAGTAAGTACAGATGGCGGTAACACGTTTAACCCAATTGGTTCTGCTAATGCAAACAGCTATACTGTTTCAGCAGCAACCATTACACAGAATAATTACCGTTACCGTTGTGTTGTAAGTGGTGCATGCACGCCTGCTGTAACATCTAATGCTGCAACGTTGAATGTTTTCAATGCAGTTGCAATAAGTAATCAACCGGCAGATATTACTATTTGCTCAAACAGTAATACAAACTTTACTGTTGCAGCAACAGGATCTGTTGTTGGTTACCAATGGCAGGAAAGTACAGATGGCGGATCTTCTTACAATAATATTGGAGGAGCAACTAATGCAACACTTCCGCTTACAGCAGTTACAAGCGGACAAACAGGTTACCGCTACCGTTGTGTAATAACTGGAGGTTGCAGTAATGCCACTTCCAATGCGGCTATACTTACTGTACAAAATGCACCGGCATTTACAGCACAACCAACATCAAACAATATTTGCCAGGGAAGCGGTAATACATTTTCTGTAACAGCAACCGGAGATGTACTCAGCTATCAATGGCAGTTAAGTACCGATGGTGGTACAAACTTTACGAATATAAATGGAGCAGATGCCAGCAGCTATGCTGTAACAAATGCAACTGTTGCACAGAATAATTACCGTTACCGTTGTATTGTAAGCGGAGCATGTACTCCTGCAATTACATCAACTGTGGCTGTATTAAATGTAACCGCACCTGTTGTTGTAAATGCACAACCTTCCAATGCCGCACTTTGCGGAAGCGGTAACGCCGGCTTCAGTATCAATGCAACAGGTACTGGCATCAGTTATCAATGGCAGTTAAGTACAAATGGTGGTATAGAATTCAATGATGTAAACAGTGCCACTGCAGCAACACTGAATGTTAATGCAACAGGTACAAATTTCGATAATTATAAATACAGGGTAATATTAAGAAACGGAGTTTGTACAGATGTAACTTCAACTGTGGCTACATTAACTGTGAACCCTTTACCGGCAGTTTCATTAAGTCCTGCACCATACAGTAAATTATTCCCGGGTTTGCAAACAACTATTACTGCAACTGTTACTCCTTCAACCGGTGTTACTTTAAGCTGGCAGAAAAACGGTGTTGGCATTACTAATACCGGAAATACACTTACTGTAAATATTGATCAGTTGGGTGACTACAAAGTAACAGCAACAGGAACAGGTGGCTGTATTGGAGAATCAAATACATTAAGTATTGCTGATTCTGCAACCAATAAGATTTTTTTCTACCCGAATCCAAATGGTGGTCAGTTCCAGGTACGCTATTATAATCCGGTCAACAGGGGTGCTAAAAATTATATCAGGGTGTTTGATGGAAAAGGAAGTAAAGTGTACGAGCAGCAGTTTACTGTTACACGTCCTTACGATCAGATGATGGTTGATTTGCGCAGAAGAGGGACAGGAATATACCTTGTTCAGTTAACGGATGCATCAGGTAAACAACTTGCAACAGGAAGAGTCGTTATTCAGTAA